A genomic region of Methanobacterium sp. SMA-27 contains the following coding sequences:
- a CDS encoding MarR family winged helix-turn-helix transcriptional regulator, with product MYKAEKLLKINNSKIPLGLIVSMIHRTRMMYLNDRVGDMDITPGQFPFIMVLSNEEGITQEELAAHFHIDKGTVARALRKLEDKNYLFRKVDSKNRRRYFIYLTDKGKRTVPKITNIEQEWENSICSKFSEEEYSRLFEILKILAINSLEKVNRNGENKK from the coding sequence ATGTACAAAGCTGAAAAGTTACTTAAAATTAATAATTCCAAGATTCCACTTGGACTTATTGTGTCTATGATACATAGAACAAGAATGATGTACCTTAACGATAGGGTGGGGGATATGGATATAACTCCCGGTCAATTCCCATTTATAATGGTGCTCTCAAATGAAGAGGGTATCACTCAAGAAGAGCTAGCAGCACATTTTCACATTGATAAAGGAACTGTTGCTCGTGCTTTAAGGAAACTTGAAGATAAAAACTATCTTTTCAGGAAAGTGGATTCAAAAAACCGCAGAAGATACTTTATTTATTTAACTGATAAGGGAAAGAGGACAGTTCCCAAGATAACAAATATTGAACAAGAATGGGAAAATTCTATTTGTTCAAAGTTCTCTGAAGAGGAATACAGTAGATTATTTGAAATTTTAAAAATCCTAGCTATCAATAGCTTGGAAAAAGTAAATAGAAATGGAGAAAATAAAAAATGA
- a CDS encoding DUF1932 domain-containing protein — protein sequence MKVGFIGFGEVASTLSQGLMENGADVYTCILDRGTRTKEMAKKTKVKLYNSYRMLAERSDILISSVVPSNAIDVAEMVGKYSKGIYVDMNNVSPKTVRKTLGMIENGKTVDAAIIGSVLKNGINVKVIASGAFAGAFAELEDYGMNITVVGDENGQASGIKLLRSAYTKGVSALLFESIYHAFKMGIDKEVLNYISETEGQDFTDSSVSRIISAAFHAERRSEEMREVVEMLSEKQNPIMSKATAEFFRNLSKNIKRHENRPDNYIEVFNLLSED from the coding sequence ATGAAAGTTGGATTTATTGGATTTGGAGAGGTTGCATCAACCTTATCTCAGGGTCTTATGGAAAATGGTGCCGATGTTTATACTTGTATTTTAGATAGAGGTACCAGAACAAAGGAAATGGCCAAAAAAACTAAAGTGAAGTTATACAACTCGTATAGAATGCTGGCAGAAAGGTCGGATATTCTCATATCTTCAGTTGTACCTTCAAATGCTATTGATGTTGCTGAGATGGTTGGGAAATATTCTAAGGGTATCTATGTGGATATGAACAATGTTTCTCCAAAAACTGTTAGGAAGACTTTGGGAATGATCGAAAATGGAAAAACAGTTGATGCGGCTATAATTGGTTCTGTTTTGAAAAATGGAATTAATGTGAAGGTAATAGCTTCAGGTGCTTTTGCCGGGGCTTTTGCAGAATTAGAAGATTATGGGATGAATATTACAGTTGTTGGGGATGAAAATGGTCAAGCTTCAGGAATAAAACTTCTTAGAAGTGCCTATACCAAGGGCGTTTCTGCATTACTTTTTGAGTCAATTTATCATGCTTTTAAAATGGGTATAGATAAGGAAGTTCTTAATTACATTTCAGAAACAGAAGGACAGGATTTTACAGATTCATCTGTTTCAAGGATAATATCTGCTGCATTTCATGCTGAAAGGCGTTCAGAAGAAATGAGGGAAGTAGTTGAAATGCTTTCGGAAAAACAGAATCCTATTATGAGTAAGGCAACTGCAGAATTCTTCAGAAATTTGAGTAAAAATATTAAAAGGCATGAAAATAGACCTGATAATTATATCGAAGTATTTAATCTCTTATCTGAAGATTAG
- a CDS encoding cytochrome c biogenesis CcdA family protein: MDVGFLFSFSAGLVSVVSPCVLPLIPIVVGHSILNRKTKDILAFIIGFYIVFAVLTVSTAIFTVAINHYIYYFRLIAAILIIVLGIYFIVNRNIFNYSYKPNPKNETAGSFLIGILTSLAWSPCYGPYIVAVAAYSAATGNWIYSTENMLLFAVGFSVSLLLIAFLASKLPFNRIMKYSNEIRIFSGVIIIIAGVYLLSGYLGW; this comes from the coding sequence ATGGATGTTGGATTTTTATTCTCATTTTCAGCCGGACTAGTATCAGTTGTTTCTCCATGTGTTCTTCCATTGATACCAATAGTAGTAGGGCATTCAATTTTAAACCGCAAAACTAAGGATATTCTTGCATTTATAATAGGTTTTTACATAGTTTTTGCAGTTTTAACTGTTTCAACCGCAATTTTTACCGTTGCTATAAACCATTACATCTATTATTTCCGGTTGATTGCTGCAATTCTTATAATTGTATTGGGAATATATTTTATCGTGAACAGAAATATTTTCAATTACTCATACAAACCTAATCCCAAAAATGAAACTGCAGGATCATTCTTAATTGGAATTTTAACTTCCCTTGCTTGGTCACCTTGTTATGGTCCATATATAGTTGCAGTAGCAGCTTACAGTGCAGCTACAGGTAACTGGATATACAGTACAGAAAATATGTTATTATTTGCAGTTGGATTTTCTGTATCATTGTTACTAATAGCATTTTTGGCATCTAAACTACCTTTTAATCGTATAATGAAGTATTCTAATGAAATAAGAATCTTTTCAGGAGTTATAATCATAATTGCAGGTGTTTATCTGTTAAGTGGATATTTGGGATGGTAA
- a CDS encoding thioredoxin domain-containing protein, with amino-acid sequence MDYLKKILLVFVVVVVCVGIIFTISSFQGQNNSKQLQNQNDQINLQWNTDLNSALKLSQKSNKLVFIDFYADWCGYCKELNKETFTDQKVKEKFAQKYVLVKINGDLYPDITSKYKVYGYPTLLILDSNGNEIKRQTGFVSATELLNII; translated from the coding sequence ATGGACTATTTGAAAAAAATATTACTTGTATTTGTAGTTGTTGTGGTATGTGTAGGTATTATATTTACAATTTCAAGTTTTCAAGGACAGAATAATTCCAAACAGCTACAAAATCAAAATGATCAAATAAATCTCCAGTGGAATACTGATCTAAATTCTGCTTTAAAATTGTCTCAAAAATCAAATAAACTAGTTTTCATTGATTTTTATGCTGACTGGTGTGGTTACTGCAAAGAACTAAATAAAGAAACATTTACAGACCAGAAGGTTAAAGAGAAATTTGCGCAGAAATATGTTCTTGTAAAAATAAATGGGGATTTGTATCCAGATATCACCTCCAAATACAAAGTGTACGGTTATCCAACACTTCTTATACTAGATTCAAATGGAAATGAAATTAAAAGGCAGACAGGATTTGTATCAGCTACAGAACTTTTAAATATAATCTGA
- a CDS encoding DUF89 domain-containing protein: MDTDMESLITKTMGKNPTLDHSKELENELNKCKTVLYLADNIGEIVFDKILIEKLVEYDVEVTVALKEKPILNDACIEDALKIGLNDLAKLTTTGTDSIGVIEQDVSAEFMKLFHESDMVIAKGLGNYEGLGEMDLKMKPVFCLLNAKCRPVARDIGVDLGDNIVLMLSNKS, translated from the coding sequence TTGGATACGGACATGGAATCTTTGATAACTAAAACTATGGGGAAAAATCCTACTTTAGACCATTCAAAAGAGCTTGAAAATGAATTAAATAAATGTAAAACAGTTCTTTATCTTGCAGATAACATAGGAGAAATTGTTTTTGATAAGATTCTTATAGAAAAACTAGTAGAATATGATGTTGAAGTTACAGTTGCCCTTAAAGAAAAACCTATATTAAATGACGCATGTATTGAGGATGCTCTAAAAATAGGTTTAAATGATTTAGCCAAACTCACAACAACAGGTACAGATTCAATTGGAGTGATAGAACAGGATGTGTCTGCAGAGTTTATGAAATTATTCCATGAATCTGACATGGTTATAGCCAAGGGATTGGGCAATTATGAAGGTTTAGGTGAAATGGATCTGAAGATGAAACCCGTCTTTTGCCTCCTAAATGCTAAATGCAGGCCAGTAGCAAGGGATATAGGTGTTGATCTTGGAGATAATATTGTTTTAATGTTAAGCAATAAATCTTAA